Proteins encoded together in one Cervus canadensis isolate Bull #8, Minnesota chromosome 7, ASM1932006v1, whole genome shotgun sequence window:
- the LOC122444647 gene encoding vesicle-associated membrane protein 4-like — MPPKFKCHLNDDDVAGSVKSKRRNLLEDDSDEEEDFFLRGPSGPRFGPRNDKIKHVQNQVDEVIDVMQDSITKVIERGERLDELQDKSESLLDNATAFSNRFKQLQRQMWWCGCKIKAIMALVGITLLLVIIILIVVKYRT, encoded by the coding sequence ATGCCTCCCAAGTTCAAGTGTCACCTGAATGATGATGATGTCGCAGGTTCTGtgaaaagtaaaaggagaaatcTTTTAGAAGATGATTCAGACGAAGAAGAGGACTTTTTTCTAAGAGGACCATCTGGACCAAGATTTGGACctagaaatgataaaattaagcATGTTCAGAATCAGGTGGATGAAGTCATTGATGTCATGCAAGACAGTATTACAAAGGTAATAGAAAGAGGGGAGAGACTAGATGAACTACAGGACAAGTCAGAAAGCTTATTGGATAATGCAACTGCTTTTAGCAACAGATTCAAACAACTTCAAAGGCAAATGTGGTGGTGCGGATGCAAAATAAAAGCCATCATGGCTTTGGTTGGTATTACTCTTTTGTTAGTGATTATCATTCTTATAGTTGTGAAATACCGTACTTGA